One genomic window of Bradyrhizobium sp. B124 includes the following:
- a CDS encoding aldehyde dehydrogenase → MQQAQIDLLRSAAIPAQQLFIGGRPAQTVGGARLDVVSPIDGRVLTTIADGDAADVDLAVKRARQAFEQGSWSRAAPAQRKKVLLRFADLIEQHALEIAVLGVRDNGTEIGMAYKAEPLSAAGTVRYYAEAIDKVYGEIAPTSGDVLGLVHREPLGVVGVIVPWNFPLMIGAWKIGPALAAGNSVVVKPPELASLTLLRLAELATEAGLPDGVLNVVTGRGASAGEALALHMDVDVLAFTGSGAVGRRLLECSARSNLKRVHLELGGKSPNIVFADVPDIKHAAKVSANGIFRNSGQVCVAGSRLLVQSAIYDRFMDALLDATAKLRVGDPLDLTSDIGAISSQVQLRKNLNAVARAEAQGAKRLIGGEQIRVESGGNFMAPAILTEVTPSMEVWREEVFGPVLAVTRFDGEEDATALANATPYGLASAVWTGSLSTAHRMVRAIRAGVVHVNAYGGADITVPLGGFRQSGFGRDKSLHALDAYTDLKTAWIAL, encoded by the coding sequence ATGCAGCAAGCCCAGATCGATCTGTTACGCTCGGCCGCCATTCCGGCCCAGCAGCTCTTCATCGGCGGCCGGCCGGCGCAGACGGTTGGCGGGGCACGGCTCGATGTGGTGTCGCCGATCGACGGCCGGGTGCTGACGACCATTGCAGACGGCGATGCGGCCGATGTCGACCTTGCGGTGAAGCGGGCGCGGCAGGCCTTCGAGCAGGGAAGCTGGTCGCGCGCGGCACCTGCGCAGCGCAAGAAAGTGCTGCTGCGGTTCGCCGATCTGATCGAGCAGCACGCGCTCGAGATCGCGGTGCTCGGTGTGCGCGACAACGGCACCGAGATCGGCATGGCCTACAAGGCCGAACCGCTGTCGGCGGCCGGCACCGTCAGGTACTACGCCGAGGCGATCGACAAGGTGTATGGCGAGATCGCGCCGACCTCAGGTGACGTGCTCGGGCTCGTGCATCGCGAACCGCTCGGCGTCGTCGGCGTGATCGTGCCGTGGAATTTCCCGCTGATGATCGGGGCGTGGAAGATCGGTCCGGCGCTCGCCGCGGGAAATTCGGTCGTGGTCAAGCCGCCGGAGCTGGCGTCGCTCACGCTGCTGCGGCTTGCCGAGCTTGCGACCGAGGCAGGCCTGCCGGACGGCGTGCTCAACGTCGTCACCGGCCGCGGCGCATCGGCCGGCGAGGCGCTCGCGCTGCATATGGATGTCGATGTGCTCGCCTTCACCGGCTCGGGCGCGGTCGGCCGGCGGCTGCTGGAATGCTCGGCGCGGTCGAACCTGAAGCGGGTTCATCTCGAGCTGGGCGGCAAGTCGCCCAATATCGTCTTCGCGGATGTGCCCGACATCAAGCATGCGGCCAAGGTGTCCGCGAATGGCATCTTCAGGAATTCGGGCCAGGTCTGCGTGGCGGGCTCGCGGCTGCTGGTGCAGTCCGCGATCTATGACCGCTTCATGGATGCGCTGCTTGACGCCACCGCAAAGCTCAGGGTCGGTGATCCCCTCGATCTGACGTCGGATATCGGCGCCATCTCGAGCCAGGTGCAGTTGCGGAAGAACCTGAATGCGGTTGCCCGCGCGGAAGCGCAAGGTGCGAAGCGGCTGATCGGCGGAGAGCAGATCCGCGTCGAGAGCGGCGGCAACTTCATGGCGCCCGCGATCCTCACCGAGGTGACGCCATCGATGGAGGTCTGGCGCGAGGAGGTGTTCGGCCCGGTGTTGGCGGTCACGCGGTTCGACGGCGAGGAGGATGCCACAGCCCTCGCCAACGCGACGCCCTATGGACTTGCATCGGCGGTGTGGACCGGAAGTCTGTCGACGGCGCATCGCATGGTGCGCGCCATCAGGGCCGGCGTCGTGCACGTCAACGCCTATGGCGGCGCCGATATTACGGTGCCGCTCGGCGGCTTCAGGCAATCCGGCTTCGGACGCGACAAGTCGCTCCATGCCCTCGACGCCTATACCGACCTCAAGACCGCCTGGATCGCGCTATGA
- a CDS encoding SDR family oxidoreductase, with protein MPRLDGKTALVTGAATGIGRATASLLALSGARVVLFGLGEAELQAAAAECGGQAVHGDVTRPDDIANAVAACGAWLDIVVNAAGLIVPDRPASISDEVWARTLDVNLTGTMRVCRASLPLLQQRGGAIVNIASVAAFNASPDSASYAASKAAVVAYTRSLAYAHGADGIRANAVAPGWVRTPMSAYEMQLLADQNGTTPDAEFRGVERRIALGRMAEPAEIAACCLFLASDEASFVTGAVLVADGGGRSPTQNRAV; from the coding sequence ATGCCGCGGCTGGACGGAAAGACCGCGCTGGTGACAGGCGCAGCCACGGGGATCGGCCGGGCCACGGCTTCACTGCTCGCATTGAGCGGCGCGCGTGTCGTGCTGTTCGGCCTCGGTGAGGCTGAGTTGCAAGCAGCCGCGGCGGAGTGCGGCGGGCAGGCGGTCCATGGCGACGTCACGCGTCCGGACGACATTGCCAACGCCGTCGCCGCCTGCGGCGCGTGGCTCGATATCGTCGTCAACGCCGCCGGCCTGATCGTGCCGGATCGGCCCGCCAGCATCTCCGACGAGGTCTGGGCCAGGACGCTCGATGTCAACCTCACGGGGACCATGCGGGTCTGCCGGGCATCCCTGCCGCTGCTCCAGCAGCGTGGCGGCGCGATCGTCAACATCGCCTCGGTTGCCGCGTTCAATGCCAGCCCGGACAGCGCAAGCTACGCCGCCAGCAAGGCGGCCGTCGTCGCCTACACGCGTTCGCTGGCCTACGCCCACGGCGCCGACGGCATTCGCGCCAACGCCGTGGCGCCCGGCTGGGTGCGGACGCCGATGAGCGCCTATGAAATGCAGCTGCTCGCGGACCAGAATGGCACCACGCCCGACGCCGAGTTTCGCGGCGTCGAACGGCGGATCGCACTCGGACGGATGGCCGAGCCCGCCGAGATCGCGGCATGCTGCCTGTTCCTCGCTTCCGACGAGGCGTCCTTCGTGACCGGAGCGGTGCTGGTCGCCGACGGCGGCGGCCGCTCGCCGACGCAAAACCGCGCCGTGTAG
- a CDS encoding NYN domain-containing protein, with the protein MTDRIALFIDGANLHTTVKNLGFEVDFRRLLSEFGKHGQIVRAYFYTVVRDDDEFSSLRPLVDWLDYNGYAVRRKAAKQHDDGEGRRRMKRSIGIDLAVDAMEIAHRIDHAFVFSGDGDLRAVVDAVRRMGVRVTVVSSIRTKPPMIADELRRHADAFVELESLRSSIERPAHPIAPE; encoded by the coding sequence ATGACCGATCGCATTGCACTATTTATTGACGGCGCGAATCTTCATACCACGGTCAAGAACCTCGGCTTTGAAGTCGACTTCCGGCGATTGCTCTCGGAGTTCGGCAAGCATGGGCAAATCGTCCGTGCTTATTTCTACACGGTCGTGAGGGACGACGACGAATTCAGCAGCCTTCGGCCGCTGGTGGATTGGCTCGATTACAACGGATATGCAGTGAGGAGAAAGGCCGCCAAGCAGCACGACGACGGCGAGGGACGGCGGCGAATGAAGCGCAGCATCGGCATCGACCTCGCGGTCGACGCAATGGAGATCGCGCACCGCATCGACCATGCGTTCGTGTTCTCCGGCGATGGTGACCTGCGAGCCGTTGTCGACGCTGTCAGGCGGATGGGCGTGCGTGTCACCGTCGTTTCCAGCATCCGAACGAAGCCTCCGATGATCGCCGATGAGCTTCGCAGACACGCCGATGCCTTCGTTGAACTCGAGAGCCTCAGGTCATCGATCGAGCGTCCAGCGCACCCGATCGCGCCGGAGTGA
- a CDS encoding SDR family oxidoreductase, whose product MQALPFNLDGRVAIITGGGRGIGAAIVGRLAQAGATVVIANRTLDVAEALAQELADDGRAAHCVPFDRLDRSSLRAMIDDVAAKFGRLDIVVHNAGGCPWASLDELDEVKLDETLALNLNAGIWLAQAAIPHMRANRFGRILVTSSVSARVAMGGGAHYSAAKAGVNAFIRGAAFELARDGITVNGVEAGFIEKPGRGTMSAPENKAKLERFIPMGHMGSADDIACAMLYLASTEAKYVTGQTIVVDGGSTLPETGFAVERQWGL is encoded by the coding sequence ATGCAGGCGCTTCCGTTCAATCTCGACGGCCGGGTCGCCATCATCACCGGCGGCGGCCGCGGGATCGGTGCGGCCATTGTCGGGCGCCTTGCGCAGGCGGGTGCCACCGTGGTGATCGCCAACCGGACGCTCGATGTGGCCGAGGCACTGGCGCAAGAACTCGCTGACGACGGACGAGCCGCGCATTGCGTGCCGTTTGACAGGCTCGATCGCAGCAGCTTGCGTGCGATGATTGACGATGTCGCCGCCAAGTTCGGCCGGCTCGATATCGTCGTGCACAATGCCGGCGGTTGTCCGTGGGCCTCGCTTGACGAGCTCGACGAAGTCAAGCTTGACGAGACGCTGGCGCTGAACCTCAACGCCGGCATCTGGCTCGCACAGGCTGCAATTCCGCATATGCGCGCCAACCGGTTCGGACGCATTCTCGTGACATCCTCGGTCTCGGCGCGCGTCGCGATGGGCGGCGGCGCGCATTACTCGGCGGCGAAGGCCGGTGTGAACGCGTTCATCCGCGGCGCCGCCTTCGAGCTTGCGCGCGACGGCATCACGGTCAACGGCGTCGAAGCCGGCTTCATCGAGAAGCCGGGCCGCGGCACCATGAGCGCGCCGGAGAACAAGGCGAAACTCGAACGCTTCATCCCGATGGGGCACATGGGGAGCGCGGACGACATCGCCTGCGCGATGCTCTATCTCGCCTCCACTGAGGCCAAATATGTCACCGGGCAGACCATCGTCGTCGACGGCGGCTCGACGCTGCCGGAGACCGGATTTGCCGTCGAACGGCAGTGGGGGCTCTAG
- a CDS encoding transaminase, whose translation MTSATTERAGVLNRLLDAEQERFRALHPRSAAAWQHGRQHYLYGGPSHWMRRWAGGFPIYADEAHGAHIRDIDGRDYIDFCLGDTGGMCGHAPEAVTEAALHQLKRGATMMLPTEDSLWVGAELSRRFGPKYWTLMTSATDANRAAIRISRMITGRRKVLVFSGCYHGGVEEAHVEIRDGCVGLRNMIHPNGIDHDAVSRVVEFNDVVALEAALAQGDVACVLTEPLMTNFGMIPVDPGFHQALRDLTRRAGTVLIIDETHTLSCGPGGYTESHGLEPDIFVAGKAIAGGIPAGVFGLSQDIAERLWKLVPHVNPRERQSAHLGFGGTLAGNALTVATMRAVLEKVLTSANYERMIGTATWLAQEARRLIEAAGLPWHVTQIGARAEIMFMPRPPRSGADVIAGRQPDLETLLHAFYMNEGILVTPFHTMLLMCPATSGRDVDKHTTVLAQFIDLLRGAGAI comes from the coding sequence ATGACATCAGCTACTACTGAGCGCGCAGGCGTTCTGAACCGCTTGCTCGATGCCGAGCAGGAACGTTTCCGGGCGCTGCATCCGCGCTCGGCGGCGGCCTGGCAGCACGGCAGGCAGCACTACCTCTATGGCGGCCCGTCGCACTGGATGCGGCGCTGGGCCGGCGGCTTTCCGATCTATGCCGATGAGGCGCACGGCGCGCATATCCGGGACATCGACGGCCGCGACTATATCGATTTCTGCCTCGGTGACACCGGCGGCATGTGTGGCCACGCGCCGGAGGCGGTGACGGAAGCCGCGCTGCATCAGCTCAAGCGTGGCGCGACCATGATGCTGCCGACGGAGGACAGCCTCTGGGTCGGCGCCGAGTTGTCGCGTCGCTTCGGCCCGAAATACTGGACGCTGATGACGTCGGCGACCGACGCCAACCGCGCCGCGATCCGCATCTCGCGCATGATCACCGGCCGGCGCAAGGTGCTGGTGTTCTCCGGCTGCTACCACGGCGGCGTCGAGGAGGCGCATGTCGAGATCCGCGACGGCTGCGTCGGCCTGCGCAACATGATCCATCCCAACGGCATCGATCATGATGCCGTGAGCCGGGTGGTCGAATTCAACGATGTCGTGGCACTCGAGGCGGCACTGGCGCAGGGCGATGTCGCCTGCGTGCTGACCGAGCCGCTGATGACGAATTTCGGCATGATCCCGGTCGACCCTGGTTTCCACCAGGCGTTGCGCGACCTGACCCGCCGCGCCGGTACCGTGCTCATCATCGACGAGACCCATACGCTGTCGTGCGGGCCGGGCGGCTACACGGAAAGTCACGGGCTCGAGCCCGACATCTTCGTCGCCGGCAAGGCCATCGCGGGCGGTATCCCCGCTGGCGTATTCGGTCTCAGCCAGGACATCGCCGAGCGGCTCTGGAAGCTCGTCCCCCACGTCAATCCGCGCGAGCGGCAGTCCGCACATCTTGGTTTCGGCGGCACGCTCGCCGGCAATGCGCTGACGGTCGCCACCATGCGCGCGGTGCTGGAGAAGGTCCTGACCTCAGCGAATTACGAGCGGATGATCGGAACCGCGACCTGGCTCGCGCAGGAGGCGCGCCGGCTGATCGAGGCGGCCGGGCTGCCCTGGCACGTCACCCAGATCGGCGCGCGTGCCGAGATCATGTTCATGCCACGACCGCCGCGCAGCGGTGCCGACGTCATTGCCGGCCGGCAACCCGATCTTGAGACCTTGCTGCATGCGTTCTACATGAACGAGGGCATTCTGGTGACGCCGTTCCACACCATGCTGCTGATGTGTCCGGCGACCTCGGGGCGGGACGTGGACAAGCACACAACGGTGTTGGCGCAGTTCATCGATCTGCTGCGCGGCGCGGGAGCAATCTGA
- a CDS encoding HAD-IA family hydrolase produces MTRPLAQALVLDFGGVISKTLFETHDLTERALGLAPCTLKWLGPFVPDSDPLWAAMQRGEISERDYWLTRSREVGRMVGEDWRDMKTFVKRARGADPDTVIRPEAVRAIALAADAGFRLAILSNELDLFYGAEFRTRLSILKRFDTIVDATHTGILKPDPRAYQSVLDELALEAEDCVFVDDQRRNIVGAAACNMRTVLFDVRSPAASYSEALRHFGLQFD; encoded by the coding sequence ATGACGAGGCCGCTCGCCCAGGCGCTGGTGCTCGACTTCGGCGGCGTCATCTCGAAGACCCTGTTCGAGACCCATGACCTGACCGAGCGCGCGCTCGGGCTCGCACCGTGCACGCTGAAATGGCTCGGACCATTCGTTCCCGATAGCGATCCGCTTTGGGCTGCAATGCAGCGCGGCGAGATTTCCGAACGCGACTACTGGCTGACCCGCAGCCGCGAGGTCGGACGCATGGTCGGCGAGGACTGGCGCGACATGAAAACCTTCGTGAAGCGCGCGCGCGGCGCCGATCCCGACACCGTGATCCGCCCCGAGGCGGTGCGCGCGATCGCTCTCGCCGCCGACGCCGGGTTCCGGCTTGCGATCCTCTCAAACGAGCTCGACTTGTTCTATGGTGCGGAGTTCCGCACCCGCCTCTCCATCCTCAAGCGCTTCGACACCATCGTCGACGCGACCCATACCGGGATCCTGAAACCCGATCCTCGCGCCTATCAAAGCGTGCTGGACGAACTGGCGCTGGAAGCAGAAGATTGCGTCTTCGTCGACGACCAGCGTCGCAACATCGTGGGCGCCGCCGCGTGCAACATGCGCACGGTGCTGTTTGACGTGCGCAGCCCAGCGGCGTCCTACAGCGAGGCGCTGCGGCATTTCGGGTTGCAATTCGACTAA
- a CDS encoding Tm-1-like ATP-binding domain-containing protein yields the protein MPEITQPRILLIGTGDTKADELLFMSACIARAGGSTIMMDISVLGDPPYQPAHDKHAVASAAQTTIAAIASSGDENSAMSLMAVGAANLARELAARDAIDGVIAIGGTMGTDLALDVAQALPLGLPKLIVSTVAFSHLIPPERVAADLMMILWAGGLYGLNGTCTAVLSQACGAIVGAAKSAIKPSQDRPVVAITSLGKSCLRYMVELKPQLEQRGYEVVVFHTTGMGGRAMESIAAQGGFAAVLDLSLQEVANQLTGSVVNSGADRLENAGRAGIPQIVAPGAVDMVDFPAWLGIPNELSDRPFHAHNRLLASATSGAADRRRIAHAIAEKLAGASAPVAFVLPAGGIQQWDREGEALHDPDALAAFVDAMRSAVRPPVELHEIKDHINSAAFNETVLGIFDRWVAAGIVRPGRATAAA from the coding sequence ATGCCCGAGATCACGCAGCCCCGTATTCTTCTGATCGGCACTGGAGACACCAAGGCCGACGAACTGCTGTTCATGAGCGCGTGCATCGCGCGCGCCGGCGGCAGCACGATCATGATGGACATCAGCGTGCTCGGCGATCCGCCGTATCAACCCGCACATGACAAGCACGCGGTGGCCTCCGCTGCGCAGACCACGATCGCGGCGATTGCATCGAGCGGCGACGAAAACTCCGCGATGTCCCTCATGGCCGTTGGCGCTGCAAATCTGGCGCGCGAGCTTGCGGCGCGCGATGCTATCGACGGCGTGATCGCGATCGGCGGCACGATGGGAACCGACCTCGCGCTCGACGTCGCGCAGGCGCTGCCGCTCGGCCTGCCGAAGTTGATCGTCTCGACCGTCGCCTTCTCGCATCTGATCCCGCCCGAGCGCGTCGCTGCCGATCTGATGATGATCCTGTGGGCCGGCGGCCTCTATGGGCTCAACGGCACCTGCACCGCCGTGCTGTCGCAGGCCTGCGGCGCGATCGTCGGCGCCGCGAAGAGCGCGATCAAGCCGAGCCAGGACCGGCCGGTCGTTGCGATCACCTCGCTCGGCAAGAGCTGCCTGCGCTACATGGTGGAGCTCAAGCCGCAGCTCGAGCAGCGCGGCTACGAGGTGGTCGTCTTCCACACCACCGGCATGGGAGGCCGTGCCATGGAGTCGATTGCAGCCCAGGGCGGCTTTGCCGCGGTGCTGGACCTCAGCCTGCAGGAGGTCGCCAATCAGCTCACCGGCTCGGTGGTCAATTCAGGCGCCGACCGGCTGGAGAACGCGGGCAGAGCCGGCATTCCGCAGATCGTCGCCCCCGGCGCGGTCGACATGGTCGACTTCCCGGCGTGGCTTGGGATTCCGAACGAGCTATCGGATCGGCCGTTCCACGCACACAACCGGCTGCTCGCATCGGCGACATCGGGAGCCGCCGATCGCCGCCGGATCGCCCACGCGATTGCGGAGAAGCTGGCCGGCGCCAGCGCGCCCGTCGCCTTCGTGCTGCCCGCCGGCGGTATCCAGCAATGGGACCGCGAAGGCGAGGCTTTGCACGACCCCGACGCCCTCGCCGCCTTCGTCGACGCGATGCGGTCGGCGGTCCGGCCGCCGGTCGAGTTGCACGAGATCAAGGATCACATCAACAGCGCGGCGTTCAATGAAACCGTGCTCGGCATCTTCGACCGGTGGGTCGCAGCCGGTATTGTCCGCCCCGGCCGCGCGACGGCTGCCGCATGA